The Oncorhynchus tshawytscha isolate Ot180627B linkage group LG30, Otsh_v2.0, whole genome shotgun sequence genome includes a region encoding these proteins:
- the LOC112228269 gene encoding hepatitis A virus cellular receptor 2 homolog — METRCISGWFLLCLLSVSECSQIIGIEGQNITLPFKYDAKSHGLQHICWGKGIIPSSGGCDNEIISTDGSEVTRRSSVRYQLLGELKTGDVTLTISNITEKDSGTYGCRVQYVGLFNDEKYHVSLTIEKGDERPQPGCDPGVHSACSDRGGDCVCTRHEKTMGKSCHGTPNEEVSRGVTVAVAVLPGDVTSSGPHENTAAHSDALSLSHPAHSQHTPSTPTHWIHKMAASSGPFSPRRWIFVLLTFSARCSVSAFKVMEGATATLSCQYSVSRLGLSRVCWGRECGTFWCNNILAQTDKHGVISKVSDRYRLAGDVLAGEMDLGILDVKRTDSGPYCCRVDIDGIFNDKKIIQNLRVMKAPVTVLPTSTTVHVTEAPPTTEHWRAVESSHLAIPRQNTSLFPSQTLMEEPLPSFSLQINIPVLSLSLSLLLLIMGALVILGFKRGIHRRGLKTGCLSAKEPPHIIYEIRMRRPVEENIYTLD, encoded by the exons ATGGAGACTCGGTGCATTTCAGGCTGGTTTCTCCTCTGTCTACTTTCAG tCAGTGAATGCAGTCAAATCATTGGTATTGAGGGTCAGAATATCACTCTGCCATTTAAATATGATGCCAAATCTCATGGTCTACAACACATTTGCTGGGGGAAAGGAATCATCCCGAGCTCTGGTGGTTGTGACAATGAAATAATCTCAACTGATGGGTCTGAAGTGACACGTAGATCGTCAGTTAGGTATCAGTTATTGGGTGAGCTGAAGACGGGGGACGTCACTCTAACCATCTCCAATATCACAGAGAAAGACTCTGGAACGTATGGATGTCGAGTGCAGTACGTTGGATTGTTCAACGATGAGAAATATCATGTCAGCTTGACCATTGAGAAAG GAGACGAGAGGCCACAACCTGGCTGTGATCCTGGGGTCCATTCTGCTTGTTCTGACAGGGGTGGGGATTGTGTCTGTACTCGTCATGA GAAAACGATGGGAAAGAGTTGCCATGGGACTCCAAAT GAGGAGGTTAGCAGAGGGGTCACAGTGGCTGTGGCTGTCCTGCCTGGAGATGTCACCAGCAGTGGCCCCCACGAGAACACAGCTGCCCATTCAGATGCCCTGTCTCTGAGCCACCCTGCCCATTCCCAGCACACACCCTCCACTCCTACACACTGGATACACAAGATGGCTGCTAGTTCTGGACCGTTTTCCCCCCGTCGTTGGATCTTCGTCCTCCTAACATTTTCAG CCAGGTGTTCAGTGTCAGCATTCAAGGTGATGGAAGGTGCTACTGCAACATTGTCCTGTCAATATTCAGTGAGCCGTTTGGGTTTGAGCCGCGTGTGCTGGGGACGAGAATGTGGCACGTTCTGGTGCAACAACATCCTCGCGCAGACAGACAAACATGGCGTCATCTCCAAGGTGTCGGACAGGTACAGACTGGCAGGTGATGTCCTCGCGGGAGAAATGGACCTGGGAATTCTCGACGTCAAGCGGACAGACAGTGGGCCATACTGTTGCAGAGTGGACATAGATGGCATTTTCAACGACAAAAAAATTATTCAAAACTTAAGGGTCATGAAAG CTCCAGTGACCGTTTTGCCAACAAGCACCACTGTACATGTTACAGAAGCTCCTCCCACCACAG AACACTGGAGAGCTGTTGAATCATCACATCTAGCCATTCCAAGACAGAACACCAGTCTTTTCCCTTCGCAAACACTT ATGGAGGAGCCTCTTCCCAGCTTCTCTCTCCAGATCAACAtcccagtgctctctctctccctcagtctgctCCTACTTATAATGGGGGCCTTGGTCATATTGGGGTTTAAAC GAGGGATTCACAGAAGAGGTTTAAAGACAGGCTG TTTGTCAGCCAAAGAGCCGCCTCACATCATCTATGAGATCCGCATGAGGAGACCTGTGGAGGAGAACATCTATACTCTGGACTAG